Proteins encoded in a region of the Pseudomonas syringae KCTC 12500 genome:
- a CDS encoding substrate-binding domain-containing protein, producing the protein MKQWLSISLSASLLFAGLAQAATPLIGVGMAKYNDNFQTILRHGVEKQVALLDADIFMENGQDDVELQMRQFRNLVNSKVDAIVVAMVSGKSAPEMMRLANEAKVPLVFVNRNPEPAKWPALTAFVGSDELESGTLQMEELARRANYKGNVVILVGDPSNKSSVMRTEDVEKVVAKYPDMKVVQKKIGNWERSQAATIVIEWVKQGVDFSIIAANNDEMAIGAIMGLEKTGKKAGDYLVGGIDGTPDGLKLMAEGKMAVSVFQDALGQADGAVDAAMRMARGETLASPVIWVPFKLITPENRQQFE; encoded by the coding sequence ATGAAACAGTGGTTATCGATTTCCCTGAGTGCGAGCCTGCTGTTCGCTGGCCTGGCGCAGGCTGCCACGCCGCTGATCGGTGTAGGCATGGCCAAATACAACGACAACTTCCAGACCATCCTGCGCCACGGCGTGGAGAAACAGGTAGCCCTGCTGGACGCCGACATTTTCATGGAAAACGGCCAGGACGACGTGGAGCTGCAGATGCGGCAGTTTCGCAATCTGGTGAACTCGAAAGTCGATGCCATCGTCGTCGCAATGGTGAGTGGCAAAAGTGCGCCGGAAATGATGCGTTTGGCCAACGAGGCCAAGGTTCCGCTGGTATTCGTCAATCGCAATCCGGAGCCTGCCAAGTGGCCTGCGCTGACGGCGTTCGTCGGCTCTGACGAACTGGAATCCGGCACATTGCAGATGGAAGAGCTGGCCCGCCGCGCCAATTACAAGGGCAATGTGGTGATTCTGGTCGGCGACCCGAGCAACAAATCATCGGTCATGCGCACCGAGGACGTGGAGAAGGTGGTCGCCAAGTACCCGGACATGAAGGTCGTGCAGAAGAAAATCGGCAACTGGGAGCGCAGTCAGGCTGCGACCATCGTGATTGAATGGGTCAAGCAGGGCGTGGACTTCTCCATCATCGCTGCCAACAATGACGAAATGGCCATTGGGGCAATCATGGGGCTGGAAAAAACCGGCAAAAAGGCGGGTGATTATCTGGTGGGCGGGATCGATGGCACCCCGGACGGTTTGAAGCTGATGGCTGAAGGCAAGATGGCGGTGAGCGTGTTTCAGGATGCGCTCGGGCAGGCCGACGGCGCAGTGGATGCCGCGATGCGCATGGCGCGCGGCGAAACCCTGGCGTCCCCGGTCATCTGGGTGCCGTTCAAGCTCATTACTCCGGAAAATCGTCAGCAGTTCGAGTAG
- a CDS encoding DNA/RNA non-specific endonuclease — protein MPDKKFAIDLAYRPRLADLKPLTSTTPLLEPQALAAGRTTPASDLKKRTGYAENFLGDFIVPWPTADEELAPDVYPLKNTGDRLDYTHFSITMSRSRRLALYVGVNIDGANSVEVKRSKDSWAFDGRLPAEAQIGESVYADNLLDRGHLVRRQDPNWGKEAEVANSDTFHFTNCSPQMGAFNQKTWLELEDYILDNTRRWKSRVTVFTGPVLRDDDRSYRNVKIPSAFWKVVAFLGDDGKPSASAYMIDQTRELGKLDIMFGPLKTWQRSVAQIEQLTGIRFGDLSSYDGFSNEERLTGTRIEAQIRGPQDIRV, from the coding sequence GTGCCTGACAAGAAGTTCGCCATCGATCTCGCCTACCGGCCCCGCCTTGCCGACCTCAAACCACTGACGTCGACTACACCCTTACTCGAACCACAGGCGCTGGCCGCAGGACGCACCACACCAGCAAGCGACTTGAAAAAGCGCACCGGCTATGCCGAGAACTTCCTCGGTGATTTCATCGTGCCCTGGCCGACTGCCGACGAGGAACTTGCGCCAGATGTCTATCCTTTGAAGAACACGGGGGATCGCCTCGATTACACACATTTTTCCATCACCATGTCGCGCAGTCGGCGTCTGGCGCTGTATGTCGGCGTCAACATTGATGGTGCCAATAGCGTGGAGGTCAAGCGCAGCAAGGATTCCTGGGCATTCGACGGCCGTCTGCCCGCCGAGGCGCAGATTGGCGAAAGTGTGTACGCCGACAACCTGCTGGATCGCGGCCATCTGGTTCGGCGTCAGGACCCTAACTGGGGCAAGGAAGCCGAAGTTGCCAACAGTGACACCTTCCACTTCACCAACTGCTCGCCACAGATGGGTGCGTTCAACCAGAAGACCTGGCTGGAACTCGAGGACTACATTCTCGATAACACACGGCGCTGGAAATCACGGGTAACAGTATTCACCGGGCCGGTGCTGCGCGACGACGACCGCAGCTACCGCAACGTCAAAATACCTTCGGCATTCTGGAAAGTCGTGGCCTTTCTCGGCGATGACGGCAAGCCTTCGGCCAGCGCCTACATGATCGACCAGACCCGCGAGCTGGGTAAGCTGGACATCATGTTCGGCCCGCTCAAAACCTGGCAACGCAGCGTCGCGCAGATCGAACAACTCACCGGTATCCGCTTTGGCGACCTGTCCAGCTACGACGGGTTCTCCAACGAAGAGCGCCTGACCGGCACACGCATCGAAGCCCAGATCCGCGGACCGCAGGATATCCGGGTCTGA
- a CDS encoding methyl-accepting chemotaxis protein, with protein MSAATSEMTASIEEITRHAGQALEMASQAESLAKNGGRVIHQVVSDMDSIARSAQQSAQVIRTLDKDSEGIFNIIQVIKGIADQTNLLALNAAIEAARAGEQGRGFAVVADEVRSLAGRTSASTQEITTMVARIQQSTREAVTSMEAGVAQVDKGMAVTAEVERAISDILDATLSTTQLVNDITRTIGEQSLASNEIAHQVEMIASMSEGNSRVIGQTASTTDELSVMAGQLSQSVDRFQL; from the coding sequence ATGTCGGCGGCGACCAGCGAGATGACCGCAAGCATTGAAGAAATCACCCGGCATGCCGGGCAGGCCCTTGAAATGGCCAGTCAGGCCGAATCCCTGGCCAAGAACGGCGGTCGGGTGATTCATCAGGTGGTCAGTGACATGGACAGCATTGCCCGCTCGGCGCAGCAGTCGGCTCAGGTGATCCGTACGCTGGACAAGGACTCGGAAGGAATCTTCAATATTATTCAGGTCATCAAGGGCATTGCCGACCAGACCAACCTGCTGGCACTCAACGCGGCCATCGAGGCTGCCCGTGCTGGCGAGCAGGGCCGTGGTTTTGCCGTGGTGGCCGACGAAGTGCGCAGCCTGGCCGGACGCACCAGTGCTTCCACTCAGGAAATCACCACCATGGTTGCGCGCATTCAGCAGAGCACCCGTGAGGCGGTCACCAGCATGGAAGCCGGTGTGGCTCAGGTCGACAAGGGCATGGCGGTCACCGCCGAAGTGGAGCGCGCGATCAGCGATATCCTGGATGCCACGTTGAGCACCACGCAACTGGTCAACGACATCACCCGCACCATTGGTGAGCAAAGCCTGGCGAGTAATGAAATCGCTCATCAGGTAGAAATGATTGCCAGCATGTCCGAGGGCAATAGCCGGGTTATCGGCCAGACCGCCAGTACGACTGATGAACTGTCGGTAATGGCCGGGCAGCTTTCACAATCGGTCGATCGCTTTCAGCTGTGA
- a CDS encoding methyl-accepting chemotaxis protein has protein sequence MQTLKALYESVEKQFFNTLTKKLSSLFLLVLVSALLYWVALNIRSDIMLQLRGTQTDPAALGVIQSQLDLLSNAILLSTLFTLVMVSFMVWYFRHLIVRPVMSMTRALEEVASGEGDLSKDLPLLTHDEIRGLASTCNLFLAKQREIISSIQGLTVQIAVESARSLKNISDSSDSATDQARFAREVMDQSNMAVGSIEDVSQQTQGISSTTAQNLSMARDSYAELLEVTGNISQISSSLNEFGGLVSGLNERSSSIKSIVGLIQQISSQTNLLALNAAIEAARAGESGRGFAVVADEVRTLAQNVSKATDDISRNIDAMLQEVSSTHEQTIQISHSARETQLVVERASGHFESMIGDFESTNDKLADIAAHIQQFASTNTGINERVTRIYSDSQAIDQRMQHSATATRDLSSVAEQVQALLGRFVLGHGELDAAITRASQCRDILQARLVELHKQGVNLFDQSYKLIPGTDPKQYTTGYTERFAQICQEECDKLTKGTRGGKVTFIVDSKGYCPVNNSWVSQKPTGNREVDLPVCRNKRMFSDPIGLRAAGNKQRFLLQTYLRDTGEIMTEIDVPFFFEGRHWGNLRMGFDAALLLGK, from the coding sequence ATGCAGACGTTAAAGGCTTTGTACGAGTCAGTTGAAAAGCAGTTTTTCAACACGCTGACCAAGAAGCTATCGAGCCTTTTCCTGCTGGTCCTGGTCAGCGCCTTGCTGTATTGGGTCGCGTTGAACATTCGTTCCGACATCATGCTGCAATTGCGCGGCACGCAAACGGACCCTGCCGCGCTGGGCGTGATCCAGAGTCAGCTTGATCTGCTGAGCAATGCGATTCTGTTGAGCACGCTGTTCACGCTGGTCATGGTCAGCTTCATGGTCTGGTATTTCCGCCACCTGATCGTGCGTCCTGTGATGTCCATGACCCGCGCGCTCGAAGAGGTCGCCAGCGGTGAGGGTGATCTGTCGAAGGATCTGCCGTTGCTCACTCATGATGAAATTCGCGGGCTGGCCAGTACCTGCAATCTCTTTCTGGCCAAACAGCGCGAGATCATCAGCAGCATTCAAGGGCTGACTGTACAGATCGCCGTCGAGTCAGCGCGTTCGCTGAAGAACATCAGTGATTCCAGCGACAGCGCAACCGATCAGGCACGCTTCGCCAGAGAAGTGATGGACCAGAGCAACATGGCAGTGGGCAGCATCGAGGACGTCTCGCAACAGACCCAGGGCATTTCCAGCACCACCGCGCAGAACCTGAGCATGGCGCGCGATTCTTATGCCGAATTGCTGGAAGTGACCGGAAACATCAGCCAGATATCCAGCAGCCTCAATGAGTTCGGTGGACTGGTCTCAGGCTTGAATGAGCGTTCATCAAGCATCAAGTCGATTGTCGGTCTTATTCAGCAGATTTCTTCGCAAACCAACCTGCTGGCGCTCAATGCGGCCATCGAAGCGGCGCGGGCGGGGGAGAGTGGTCGAGGTTTTGCGGTGGTGGCTGACGAGGTGCGCACGCTGGCGCAAAACGTCAGCAAAGCCACTGACGACATCTCGCGCAACATCGACGCTATGCTTCAGGAAGTCAGCTCCACACACGAACAGACCATCCAGATCAGCCACAGCGCCCGCGAAACCCAGCTGGTGGTAGAGCGTGCGTCCGGCCATTTCGAAAGCATGATCGGCGATTTCGAGTCGACCAACGACAAGCTCGCCGACATCGCTGCTCATATTCAGCAGTTTGCCTCTACAAACACGGGGATCAATGAACGGGTAACGCGGATCTATTCCGATAGCCAGGCCATCGACCAGCGCATGCAGCACTCCGCGACGGCCACCCGGGATCTTTCCAGCGTGGCCGAGCAGGTGCAGGCGCTGTTGGGGCGATTTGTGCTTGGGCATGGCGAACTGGATGCGGCGATCACTCGCGCTAGCCAGTGCCGTGACATTCTGCAAGCACGCCTGGTCGAGCTGCATAAACAGGGCGTCAATCTGTTCGATCAGAGTTACAAGCTGATTCCGGGCACAGACCCCAAACAATACACCACCGGTTACACCGAGCGTTTTGCGCAAATCTGCCAGGAAGAATGCGACAAGCTGACCAAGGGCACACGCGGCGGCAAGGTCACCTTCATCGTCGACAGCAAAGGCTACTGCCCGGTCAACAACAGTTGGGTATCGCAAAAGCCTACCGGCAATCGTGAAGTCGATCTGCCGGTGTGCCGTAACAAACGTATGTTCTCCGACCCGATTGGTCTGCGCGCCGCAGGCAACAAGCAGCGTTTTCTGTTGCAGACTTATTTGCGCGATACCGGAGAGATCATGACCGAAATCGATGTGCCGTTCTTTTTCGAGGGGCGCCACTGGGGCAACTTGCGGATGGGCTTCGACGCAGCGCTGCTGTTGGGTAAATAA
- a CDS encoding DUF6482 family protein — MTLNIQDLTKHANDQTVRELDLISMEGGSYVLHAKLDGKSVPVEDSSGKTLHVASVEEARKVLSSVSDVKLFMTQAVAHDEMVGLDDVKAQTSRQKIPLRSSL, encoded by the coding sequence GTGACTTTGAACATTCAAGACCTGACCAAGCATGCAAACGATCAAACGGTTCGTGAACTCGATTTGATCTCCATGGAAGGCGGTTCCTACGTGCTGCACGCAAAGCTCGACGGCAAGTCTGTGCCGGTGGAAGATTCGAGCGGAAAAACCCTGCACGTTGCTTCGGTGGAAGAGGCGCGCAAGGTGCTGTCTTCGGTGTCTGACGTAAAACTGTTCATGACCCAGGCCGTGGCGCATGACGAAATGGTCGGTCTGGACGATGTGAAGGCACAAACTTCGCGGCAGAAGATACCCCTGCGCTCGAGTCTGTGA
- a CDS encoding RidA family protein: protein MSDRELIIPPTMQSIMDRAGYAPAVKVGDTLYCAGQVGRTRDMEVILNPEAQFIACWENLRTLLAEGGCTFDDIVDMTTYHVAMSEHMAVFREVKNRIFPRGQCAWTCIGVAELAHHGLLLEIKCVAVRRNNT, encoded by the coding sequence ATGTCAGACCGAGAGCTCATCATTCCGCCCACCATGCAGTCGATCATGGACCGTGCAGGCTATGCGCCTGCGGTCAAGGTTGGGGATACCCTGTACTGCGCGGGCCAGGTGGGGCGTACGCGGGATATGGAAGTCATTCTCAACCCAGAGGCGCAATTCATCGCCTGCTGGGAAAATCTGCGCACCTTACTCGCCGAGGGCGGCTGCACCTTCGACGATATCGTCGACATGACCACTTATCACGTCGCCATGAGCGAGCACATGGCGGTGTTTCGTGAAGTGAAAAACCGCATTTTCCCGCGTGGCCAATGTGCCTGGACCTGCATCGGCGTTGCCGAACTGGCGCACCACGGGTTGCTGCTCGAAATCAAGTGCGTTGCGGTCAGGCGCAACAACACCTGA
- a CDS encoding DNA topoisomerase III — protein sequence MRLFLCEKPSQAKDIAAALGATRRGDGCWVGANATVTWCIGHLLETAPPDAYDARYKRWVLEDLPIVPEKWKMLVKPRTASQFKAVKRLLGEARELVIATDADREGEMIARELIEHCRYRGPIQRLWLSALDDASIRKALAALKPGADTFSLYHSALGRSRADWLIGMNMSRLFTLLGRQSGYQGVLPVGRVQTPTLRLVVDRDRSIANFVPAPYWAIDVRLLHDNQAFIAQWRAPSDACDDQDRCLNQALAQQAAHDMHAATSARLVKLRTERIREAAPLPFDLGTLQEICSKKLGLGAQETLDIAQSLYETHKVITYPRSDCGYLPNSQHGEAAGIIAALCKADPALAGLSPHLDPQRRSRAWNDSKVTAHHGIIPTAAVRGVERLTGKPRAVYTLIRARYLAQFLPNHEYDRTQADFDCAGHALRAVGKQIVEPGWKRAMPEALAPSKGREAPAPQPLPALFQGCECAITEVILKDLWTQPPKPFTEGDLIKAMKNVAKLVEDPLLKQKLKDTTGIGTEATRAGIIQGLLDRGYLTKQGKSLCAAPAAFSLIDAVPRAIADPGTTAIWEQALDMVQSGEMSLEEFVAKQAAWMSKQVSRCVGMRMSISGPASPAGVAPPWKKKRKTTKRVAKPPTATADTAAKKPRRAARPAAKA from the coding sequence ATGCGGCTGTTTCTCTGCGAAAAACCTTCCCAGGCCAAAGACATTGCGGCTGCGCTCGGCGCGACCCGGCGTGGCGACGGCTGCTGGGTGGGTGCCAATGCGACGGTGACCTGGTGCATCGGCCACCTGCTGGAAACCGCCCCGCCCGATGCCTACGATGCACGTTACAAACGCTGGGTGCTGGAAGACCTGCCCATTGTTCCGGAAAAATGGAAGATGCTGGTCAAGCCCAGAACTGCCAGCCAGTTCAAGGCAGTCAAACGACTGCTGGGTGAAGCCCGGGAACTGGTGATCGCCACCGATGCCGACCGTGAGGGCGAAATGATCGCCCGCGAACTGATCGAGCACTGTCGCTATCGCGGGCCGATTCAGCGCTTGTGGCTGTCGGCACTGGATGACGCCTCGATTCGCAAGGCGCTGGCGGCGCTCAAGCCCGGTGCCGACACGTTCAGCCTGTATCACTCGGCACTGGGCCGATCACGCGCCGACTGGCTGATCGGCATGAACATGAGCCGTCTGTTCACGCTGCTGGGTCGACAATCCGGTTATCAGGGCGTGTTGCCAGTGGGCCGGGTACAAACCCCGACCCTGCGACTGGTGGTAGACCGTGATCGCAGCATCGCCAACTTCGTCCCGGCGCCCTACTGGGCGATTGACGTCAGGCTGCTGCATGACAATCAGGCCTTCATTGCCCAGTGGCGCGCGCCGTCGGACGCCTGCGACGATCAGGACCGCTGCCTGAACCAGGCGCTGGCGCAACAGGCTGCGCACGACATGCACGCCGCAACCAGCGCACGACTGGTCAAGCTGCGCACCGAGCGCATTCGCGAAGCCGCGCCCTTGCCGTTCGACCTGGGCACCCTGCAGGAAATCTGTTCGAAGAAGCTCGGGCTCGGCGCGCAGGAAACCCTCGACATCGCCCAGTCCTTGTATGAAACCCACAAGGTCATCACCTACCCGCGCAGCGATTGCGGGTACCTGCCGAACAGTCAGCACGGTGAAGCCGCAGGCATCATCGCGGCGCTCTGCAAGGCCGACCCTGCACTGGCAGGCCTTTCCCCGCACCTCGACCCACAACGTCGGTCACGGGCCTGGAATGACAGCAAAGTGACGGCGCACCACGGCATCATTCCCACCGCGGCGGTGCGTGGCGTAGAACGTCTGACCGGCAAACCGCGAGCGGTGTATACCCTGATCAGGGCGCGTTACCTGGCCCAGTTTCTGCCCAACCATGAATACGACCGCACCCAGGCTGACTTCGACTGTGCAGGCCACGCGCTGCGTGCGGTGGGCAAGCAGATCGTCGAGCCGGGCTGGAAGCGTGCGATGCCCGAAGCGCTGGCACCTTCCAAGGGTCGCGAAGCGCCTGCCCCGCAGCCGTTGCCAGCATTGTTTCAGGGCTGCGAGTGTGCGATCACCGAGGTCATCCTCAAGGACCTCTGGACCCAGCCGCCGAAACCGTTCACCGAGGGAGACCTGATCAAGGCGATGAAGAACGTCGCCAAACTGGTGGAAGACCCGCTGCTCAAACAGAAGCTCAAGGACACCACCGGCATCGGCACCGAAGCCACCCGCGCCGGGATCATTCAAGGCCTGCTGGACCGTGGCTACCTGACCAAGCAGGGCAAATCGCTGTGCGCAGCACCGGCGGCCTTCAGCCTGATCGACGCCGTGCCGCGTGCCATCGCCGATCCGGGCACTACCGCCATCTGGGAGCAGGCGCTGGACATGGTCCAGAGCGGCGAAATGAGCCTCGAAGAGTTCGTTGCCAAACAGGCGGCGTGGATGAGCAAACAGGTCAGCCGTTGCGTCGGCATGCGTATGAGCATCAGCGGGCCGGCCAGCCCGGCAGGCGTTGCGCCGCCCTGGAAGAAAAAACGCAAGACCACAAAGCGCGTCGCCAAGCCCCCCACCGCCACAGCGGACACTGCGGCGAAAAAGCCACGGCGTGCTGCCAGACCGGCCGCCAAGGCGTAG
- a CDS encoding HDOD domain-containing protein, producing MPSIEQLFDGLHSLPSIPKVAQDLMLQFDNPSSNLESIARNIEKDPVIAAKVLRLANSARFRGSRESSSIEDAAMRLGFNTLRTLVMASAVTGAFKAGPSFDLKGFWLKSFQVAGICRMLAKQTGADPEIAFTCGVMHNIGELLIQTGAPDVAERLNNAAKAGTPGRAASETLQLGFSYPEVGAELASRWHLPQVIRDAIAYQATPLKAPKDASLPRIVAQAITISDALEAHGGATSQAQQASGGPLMEGIDLDALFAGLPAVLEADKTFSELLS from the coding sequence ATGCCAAGTATCGAGCAACTTTTTGACGGTTTGCATAGCCTCCCGAGTATTCCCAAAGTGGCTCAGGACTTGATGCTGCAATTTGACAATCCCTCTTCCAACCTGGAAAGCATTGCCCGCAATATAGAAAAAGACCCGGTGATTGCGGCCAAGGTATTGCGCTTGGCCAACTCGGCGCGCTTTCGTGGTTCGAGGGAATCCTCGAGCATCGAAGACGCGGCCATGCGCCTGGGTTTCAATACGTTGCGTACGCTGGTAATGGCCTCGGCAGTGACCGGTGCCTTCAAGGCCGGCCCGAGTTTTGATCTCAAGGGGTTCTGGCTGAAAAGCTTTCAGGTGGCAGGGATCTGCCGGATGCTGGCGAAACAGACCGGTGCCGACCCTGAAATCGCCTTTACCTGCGGGGTCATGCATAACATCGGTGAGTTGCTGATCCAGACCGGCGCGCCCGATGTGGCCGAGCGCCTGAACAACGCCGCTAAAGCCGGGACGCCAGGGCGTGCAGCCAGCGAAACCCTGCAACTGGGTTTCAGCTACCCGGAAGTCGGCGCAGAACTGGCCAGTCGCTGGCATCTGCCCCAGGTCATTCGCGACGCAATCGCCTATCAGGCGACTCCGCTGAAGGCACCGAAGGACGCGTCTTTACCGAGGATCGTCGCCCAGGCCATCACCATTTCGGACGCGCTGGAGGCCCATGGCGGCGCGACATCTCAGGCGCAGCAGGCGTCAGGCGGGCCGCTGATGGAAGGCATCGATCTGGACGCGCTGTTTGCCGGGTTGCCAGCGGTGCTGGAAGCCGACAAGACGTTTTCCGAATTGTTGAGCTGA
- a CDS encoding methyl-accepting chemotaxis protein, whose amino-acid sequence MSNSDQQSNRTESVAAAINELGAAAQEIAQNAARTSQQSSDASGLASDGQNVVQQTIKAMNELSGKISESCVNIESLNGKTANIGQILEVITSISQQTNLLALNAAIEAARAGEAGRGFAVVADEVRNLAHRTQDSAQQVQTMIEELQVGARDAVTNMTESQRQSEDSVGIANLAGERLSSVTRRIEEINGMNQSVAAATEEQTSVVESINVDITHINTLNQLGVDNLRQTLDACNSLEEQAARLQQLVGSFRI is encoded by the coding sequence ATGAGCAACTCGGACCAGCAGTCCAACCGCACCGAAAGCGTGGCGGCGGCGATCAACGAATTGGGCGCCGCAGCCCAGGAAATCGCCCAGAATGCGGCGCGCACCTCGCAGCAGTCGAGCGATGCGAGCGGCCTGGCCAGCGACGGCCAGAACGTCGTGCAGCAGACCATCAAGGCGATGAACGAGCTGTCCGGGAAGATCAGCGAGTCGTGCGTGAACATCGAAAGCCTGAATGGCAAGACCGCCAACATCGGGCAGATTCTTGAAGTGATCACCAGCATTTCCCAGCAGACCAACCTGCTGGCGCTCAACGCGGCCATCGAAGCGGCGCGTGCCGGTGAAGCAGGGCGCGGGTTTGCGGTCGTGGCCGACGAAGTGCGCAACCTGGCGCATCGCACTCAGGATTCTGCCCAGCAAGTGCAGACCATGATTGAAGAGCTGCAGGTCGGCGCTCGCGACGCAGTGACCAACATGACCGAGAGCCAGCGTCAGAGCGAGGACAGCGTCGGCATCGCCAACCTGGCCGGCGAGCGTCTGAGCAGCGTGACCCGCCGCATCGAAGAGATCAACGGCATGAACCAGTCGGTCGCGGCGGCAACCGAGGAGCAGACCTCGGTGGTCGAGTCGATCAATGTCGACATCACCCATATCAACACCCTCAACCAGCTGGGCGTCGACAACCTGCGCCAGACCCTGGATGCCTGCAACTCGCTGGAAGAGCAGGCCGCGCGTCTGCAGCAACTGGTGGGCAGCTTCAGGATCTGA
- the phnC gene encoding phosphonate ABC transporter ATP-binding protein has translation MNEAIHVQGLNKTFSHKSALIDLALSIQPGEMVALIGASGSGKSTLLRHLAGLACCDRSNGGQVQVLGREVQSSGRLNGQVRRLRADIGYIFQQFNLVNRLSVLDNVLLGCLGRMPRWRGSLALFNNEEKQRAMAALERVGLADLAAQRASTLSGGQQQRVAIARALTQRAEVILADEPIASLDPESARRVMEILADINRRDGKTVVVTLHQVDYAVRYCPRAVALKSGRIHFDGLAQDLSKQFLNDLYGADADASLMITERSRRVRQKASLTLAKV, from the coding sequence ATGAACGAAGCCATTCATGTACAAGGCCTGAACAAGACCTTTTCCCATAAAAGCGCGCTCATTGACCTTGCGTTGTCTATACAACCCGGTGAGATGGTTGCGCTGATTGGCGCTTCCGGTTCGGGCAAGTCAACGCTGCTCCGGCATCTCGCCGGCCTGGCGTGCTGCGATCGCAGCAATGGCGGACAGGTTCAGGTGCTGGGGCGCGAGGTTCAGTCCTCGGGTCGCCTGAACGGCCAGGTGCGACGTCTGCGCGCCGACATCGGTTATATCTTTCAGCAATTCAATCTGGTCAATCGCCTCAGCGTGCTGGACAACGTCCTGCTCGGTTGTCTGGGGCGCATGCCACGCTGGCGCGGCAGTCTTGCGCTGTTCAATAACGAGGAAAAACAGCGTGCAATGGCTGCGCTGGAAAGGGTCGGGCTGGCGGACCTTGCCGCGCAACGGGCTTCGACCCTGTCCGGCGGTCAGCAGCAGCGAGTGGCGATAGCCCGGGCCTTGACCCAGCGCGCCGAAGTGATCCTCGCCGACGAACCGATTGCCTCGCTGGACCCGGAATCGGCCCGCCGCGTCATGGAAATCCTCGCCGACATCAACCGCCGCGACGGCAAGACGGTCGTGGTGACCCTGCACCAGGTCGATTATGCCGTGCGCTATTGCCCGCGTGCGGTGGCTCTCAAGTCGGGGCGCATCCATTTTGATGGTCTGGCGCAGGACCTCAGCAAACAGTTTCTCAACGACCTCTACGGTGCAGACGCGGACGCGAGTCTGATGATCACCGAACGAAGCCGGCGTGTGCGGCAAAAAGCCAGCCTGACGCTGGCCAAAGTCTGA
- the phnD gene encoding phosphonate ABC transporter substrate-binding protein — translation MFKRIGRLLASAALLTACALGTVQAAEEKAINFGIMSTESSQNLKSIWQPFLDDMSRKTGLKVNATFASDYAGLIQGMRFNKVDVAWLGNKAAMEAVDRSNGEIFAQTSAANGDAGYWSLLIVRKDSPINNVEDMLKNAKSLTFGNGDPNSTSGYLVPGYYVFAKNHVDASTAFKRTLNSSHEVNALSVAKGQLDVATFNTESWDRLAVTQPDKVEQLKVIWKSPLIPADPIVWSKALSDQDKAKIREFFTSYGNTDEEKTVLKNMQMGKFLKSSDDQLLPIRQLELFKQRTEVVASTTLDEQEKAARLKDIDASLSKLQERITELNQKTAGSSAG, via the coding sequence ATGTTCAAGCGTATCGGTCGTCTTCTCGCCTCTGCCGCCTTGCTGACTGCCTGCGCGTTGGGCACGGTCCAGGCCGCAGAAGAAAAAGCCATCAATTTCGGCATCATGTCCACCGAGTCTTCGCAAAACCTGAAAAGTATCTGGCAGCCGTTTCTCGATGACATGAGCCGCAAGACCGGTCTCAAGGTTAACGCCACCTTCGCCTCGGACTACGCCGGCCTGATTCAGGGCATGCGTTTCAACAAGGTGGACGTGGCCTGGCTGGGCAACAAAGCGGCGATGGAAGCGGTGGACCGCTCCAACGGCGAGATCTTTGCCCAGACCTCCGCCGCCAACGGTGACGCGGGCTACTGGAGCCTGCTGATCGTGCGCAAGGACAGCCCGATCAATAACGTCGAAGACATGCTCAAGAACGCCAAGAGCCTGACCTTCGGCAACGGTGACCCGAACTCCACTTCGGGCTATCTGGTGCCAGGTTATTACGTGTTTGCAAAAAACCATGTCGATGCGTCCACCGCCTTCAAGCGCACCTTGAACTCCAGTCATGAAGTCAACGCCCTCAGCGTTGCCAAGGGTCAGCTGGACGTTGCGACCTTCAACACCGAAAGCTGGGATCGCCTGGCCGTGACTCAGCCCGACAAGGTCGAGCAACTCAAGGTGATCTGGAAATCGCCGCTGATCCCGGCCGACCCGATTGTCTGGAGCAAGGCGCTGTCGGACCAGGACAAGGCAAAGATTCGTGAATTCTTCACCAGTTACGGCAATACCGACGAAGAGAAAACCGTCCTGAAGAACATGCAGATGGGTAAGTTTCTCAAGTCCAGCGACGACCAGTTGTTGCCCATTCGCCAACTCGAACTGTTCAAGCAGCGCACCGAAGTGGTGGCCAGCACCACGCTGGACGAGCAGGAGAAAGCCGCCCGTCTCAAGGATATCGATGCCAGCCTGAGCAAGTTGCAGGAGCGCATCACCGAGCTGAACCAGAAAACCGCAGGCAGCTCCGCAGGTTGA